One window of Xanthomonas sp. 10-10 genomic DNA carries:
- a CDS encoding ATP-dependent DNA ligase has translation MKRFAALYRTLDRSTGTLDKRAALVAYFRQAPALDAAWALYLLAGGKVAGPRMRIASSGELREWITDTAGIADWLVADSYDHVGDLAETLALLLDDPITEAPDLPLAEWIEQRLLPIANQDVAMRKARIVQAWRSLAFDERLVFNKLLTGALRVGVSQRLVQQALAELSGVDIARIAQRMLGSWRPHPTYLADLLTHEELPGDRQQPYPFFLASPLEAEVETLGAIDDWLLEWKWDGIRLQLLRRAGEAALWSRGEERLDGRFPEIEHAAMQLPDGTVIDGELLAWQPGQPLPMPFTALQTRIQRLKPGPKTLAAAPARVVAYDLLELDGADLRERPLHARRALLERVLRALDDPRIVASPLVQAGDWHAAAQLRVQARERGVEGLMLKRANSVYQAGRRRGDWWKWKIDPLTIDAVLLYAQAGHGRRSTLYTDYTFGLWHEGQLVPVAKAYSGLDDAQILQLDRWIRANTTERFGPVRAVNPHHVFELGFEAVNRSARHKSGIAVRFPRILRWRHDKPFAEADHLSSLQALAR, from the coding sequence GTGAAGCGTTTCGCCGCGCTGTACCGCACGCTCGACCGCAGCACCGGGACGCTCGACAAGCGTGCTGCGCTGGTGGCGTATTTTCGCCAGGCGCCCGCGTTGGACGCGGCCTGGGCGCTGTATCTGCTGGCCGGCGGCAAGGTCGCCGGCCCGCGCATGCGCATCGCCAGCAGCGGCGAGCTGCGCGAGTGGATCACCGATACCGCAGGCATTGCCGATTGGCTGGTCGCCGACAGCTACGACCATGTCGGCGATCTGGCCGAAACACTGGCGTTGTTGCTGGACGACCCCATCACCGAAGCGCCCGATCTGCCACTGGCGGAATGGATCGAACAGCGGCTGCTGCCGATCGCCAACCAGGACGTTGCGATGCGCAAGGCGCGCATCGTGCAGGCCTGGCGCAGCCTGGCCTTCGACGAGCGCCTGGTGTTCAACAAACTGCTGACCGGCGCCTTGCGCGTGGGCGTTTCGCAGCGGCTGGTGCAACAGGCACTGGCCGAACTGTCGGGCGTGGATATCGCACGCATCGCCCAGCGCATGCTCGGCAGCTGGCGGCCGCACCCGACCTATCTTGCCGATCTGCTGACACACGAAGAACTGCCGGGCGATCGCCAGCAGCCCTATCCGTTCTTTCTCGCCTCGCCGCTCGAAGCCGAGGTCGAAACGCTTGGCGCCATCGACGACTGGCTGCTGGAATGGAAATGGGACGGTATCCGCCTGCAACTGCTTCGGCGCGCCGGCGAAGCGGCATTGTGGTCGCGCGGCGAAGAACGCCTGGATGGCCGTTTCCCGGAAATCGAACACGCTGCCATGCAGTTGCCCGATGGCACCGTCATCGACGGCGAGCTGCTGGCCTGGCAACCCGGGCAACCCCTGCCGATGCCGTTCACCGCCTTGCAGACGCGCATCCAGCGGCTCAAGCCCGGCCCCAAGACATTGGCGGCCGCGCCCGCGCGCGTGGTGGCCTACGACCTGCTCGAACTGGATGGCGCTGACCTGCGCGAGCGCCCCTTGCACGCGCGGCGCGCACTGCTGGAGCGCGTGCTCCGCGCGCTCGACGATCCGCGCATCGTCGCCTCGCCCCTGGTGCAGGCCGGCGATTGGCATGCCGCCGCGCAGCTGCGCGTGCAGGCGCGCGAACGCGGCGTGGAAGGGCTGATGCTCAAGCGCGCCAACTCGGTCTATCAGGCCGGCCGCCGACGTGGCGACTGGTGGAAATGGAAGATCGACCCGCTCACCATCGACGCGGTGCTGCTGTACGCGCAGGCCGGCCATGGCCGCCGCAGCACGCTGTATACCGACTACACCTTCGGGCTGTGGCACGAAGGGCAGCTGGTGCCGGTGGCCAAGGCGTACTCGGGCCTGGACGATGCACAAATCCTGCAGCTGGACCGCTGGATCCGCGCCAACACCACCGAACGTTTCGGTCCGGTGCGCGCGGTCAACCCGCACCATGTGTTCGAGCTGGGCTTTGAAGCGGTCAACCGCAGTGCGCGACACAAGTCCGGCATTGCGGTGCGGTTTCCGCGCATCCTGCGCTGGCGGCACGACAAACCGTTTGCCGAGGCCGATCACCTGAGCAGCCTGCAGGCACTGGCGCGGTGA